TAGGATTGCCAACAATTTATATCAACTGGCCTCTGTAATGTGAGATCAAATGGCTTTAGGTTATACATTTACCAGACAGAAGGTGCTAGATCCAGGTTGCAGAGTTCCACTTTCAACCTTGTTTTAGGCGtcaaatataattgaattgaaaagtttaaaaaccacaaattaaagaaaatacaacTCGACAACATTCACTTGAGTTGAAGTCAATCACCCAAGGTTAATTTCGTAAACTCAGAATTCCCTGGTTCCTTTtcatacataatataatataataatatatacatatattcaaatttattaaactcttaaagtttaataactctaattaaaaagtttgcttaaaaataaaataaagttctaAACATTTTACCCAGAAGAATTTTTCTTGGGAAACTTGACTCCTGGTTTGATCATCTCAAGTGCAAAAGATCCAACTTGCagcgtgtttttttttttttttttttttttttttttttttttaaattttatatttttaatttaatccagtttaaattgaaattgctTTCTCAGATTTCGTACCAAAGCTTCCGCATGAAACCCTAGAAATGAGAGCTGTTTGATAAATAATTGCTTCCAAATTTTGTAGTGAAAATGCTATGCTCTAGGGTTGTTTGAAATCTTTATGCTTCTAAAACAAATATCCTTTGTTATTCCTATGTTGTAGAGTATGCTTCGCTGTGCTTTATTCTTTACCGGTTTGTGATTATTAATGTTGTCTTTGACTGTTTTGTGTAGTATAGGTGGTGCGTTTGGTGGCAACAGGGGGCTCCGTCCGGTGCCTCCGGAGAAGGGAAAATTCCCATTGGACCATTTGCATTTGAGTGACCTAGTATGTATGCTTTTTTTTCACTTGTTTATTCATTTTTGGTTTCTCAACTCCATTTTGATTCATTCTTGTATCTCCCTCGTTGCAGGAGAAGGTGGAGTACCTAAATTGTTTGAAGACTGTTGGCCACCAGTCTGAAAAATGCAGGCAATTCACAAAAAAATACCTGCAGTGTCGTATGGAGAGGTGGGTTGCTTTCAATGCATTGCATATAAGTTTTCAATGCACATGTTAGTTAGTCTAATTAAGTAGGCTAGGCTTCTGTGTTGAGCTCAATTTTGTAGTTTGACATGATGACTAAGAAAATATACATGCAACCATACTTTTACAATAGAAAATATACATGCAATCATACTTTTACAAATTACCTAATTATAGGAACAAAATGCCTCTTTGAATAACCAAGAAAGAGAACAAGATTACTGGAGACAGGAAACAGTAATAGCATTTTAAGAGATAAAGTCTCTATGTTTGGAATTAACTCTTGTTATTCAACTGGCATCCGTTATTAATCATTTCTCGGGCAGTAGTTTTGTCAATGGTTTTCTATAAATGTGTATTTTGATGACGCCATATGAGCTTG
This DNA window, taken from Vigna radiata var. radiata cultivar VC1973A chromosome 5, Vradiata_ver6, whole genome shotgun sequence, encodes the following:
- the LOC111241619 gene encoding cytochrome c oxidase assembly protein COX19-like; its protein translation is MIYTKRRKERGERAEKESHPQGRGNQLRHEANRSSKSIGGAFGGNRGLRPVPPEKGKFPLDHLHLSDLEKVEYLNCLKTVGHQSEKCRQFTKKYLQCRMERWYAI